The following proteins come from a genomic window of Paenibacillus spongiae:
- a CDS encoding carbohydrate ABC transporter permease, whose protein sequence is MSVVKIIVPKAKKNKFAFRHSLRSVRYFILGKEVDKGLIFKLLLYLILVSTSYIYLNPIIQMAVRMLMNAKDLIDPTVTWIPSSLYFGHLSSAWNILQYPKSLAISIAIALSASVLHCISCGLAGYALARLQVPFKKVAFFLLLLSFIIPPQVIVLPTILFFREIGLDGSLFTLILPAVFGFGVKGALFVFIFRQFFMTQPKELEEAAKIDGATAIKFYVKVMLPLAKPAILVVFLFSFVWTWNDTYMPRMFLASAEDVPLATQMSRMGTSLDAFIDSGGFPEYVAEPIKMAASFLTILPPLLIYLFAQRYFVESVERTGLVE, encoded by the coding sequence ATGAGCGTCGTGAAAATCATTGTACCGAAAGCAAAGAAAAATAAGTTTGCGTTCAGGCATAGCCTCCGGTCCGTACGTTATTTCATTCTGGGCAAAGAGGTGGATAAAGGTCTCATCTTTAAATTGCTGCTTTATCTGATCCTCGTATCCACCTCTTACATATACTTGAACCCGATCATCCAGATGGCCGTCCGAATGCTCATGAACGCCAAGGATCTGATCGATCCGACGGTGACGTGGATTCCGTCCTCGCTCTATTTCGGCCATCTGTCGTCGGCGTGGAATATTCTTCAATATCCCAAGTCGCTGGCCATCAGCATTGCGATTGCCTTATCCGCCTCGGTCCTTCATTGTATTTCCTGCGGTCTGGCGGGATATGCGCTGGCACGGCTTCAAGTGCCGTTCAAGAAGGTGGCGTTCTTCCTGCTGCTGCTGTCGTTTATTATTCCTCCGCAGGTCATCGTACTGCCGACGATCTTGTTTTTCAGGGAAATCGGCTTGGATGGCAGCCTGTTCACCTTGATTTTGCCGGCCGTATTCGGCTTTGGCGTGAAGGGCGCGCTCTTCGTATTCATCTTCAGACAGTTTTTCATGACGCAGCCGAAGGAGCTGGAGGAAGCGGCCAAAATCGACGGCGCCACGGCCATCAAGTTCTATGTGAAGGTGATGCTGCCCTTGGCGAAGCCGGCCATTCTAGTCGTCTTTCTATTCTCCTTCGTATGGACGTGGAACGACACCTATATGCCGAGAATGTTTCTGGCAAGCGCAGAGGATGTGCCGCTGGCGACGCAGATGTCGCGGATGGGCACCTCCCTGGACGCCTTCATCGACTCAGGAGGCTTCCCGGAATACGTGGCGGAGCCGATCAAGATGGCGGCCAGCTTCCTGACGATTCTACCTCCGCTCTTAATCTATCTGTTTGCGCAGCGGTATTTCGTGGAGAGCGTGGAACGAACGGGATTGGTGGAATAG
- a CDS encoding carbohydrate ABC transporter permease has product MAKKRLMTAKRYSRLEGMLFMAPWLLGFMIFMAFPLVFSLYMSFNNVKVLPTGMKYDWAGIQYYKSILMGSAEFYDQLIPYFQEVVIMIPVIVIFSLLIAIFLNQRLKGRFLFRAIFFLPVIFSTGAVLQQFMDQGESGLGFMNGELVGGFMDAYIGGTPWGKPVLAVLENFVLVLWYSGVQILVFLAGRQTIPATAYESARIDGASPWEVFWKITLPAMSPFILLNVMYTVVDMFTFPSNPIITMIGTGNYGYSSALAWIYFVIVLVFLVCVLLIYSRVNRQQRM; this is encoded by the coding sequence GTGGCTAAAAAACGGTTGATGACCGCGAAGAGATACAGTCGATTGGAAGGCATGCTGTTTATGGCCCCATGGCTGCTCGGCTTCATGATTTTCATGGCGTTCCCGCTCGTATTCTCGCTCTATATGAGCTTCAACAACGTGAAGGTGCTTCCGACCGGGATGAAATACGATTGGGCGGGCATCCAGTATTACAAGTCGATCTTAATGGGGAGCGCTGAATTTTACGATCAACTGATTCCATATTTTCAGGAAGTCGTCATCATGATTCCGGTTATCGTTATTTTTTCCCTGCTTATCGCGATTTTTCTCAATCAGAGGCTGAAGGGGCGCTTTTTGTTCCGGGCGATCTTCTTTCTTCCCGTCATATTCTCCACAGGGGCCGTTCTGCAGCAATTTATGGATCAGGGCGAGAGCGGGCTCGGCTTCATGAACGGCGAGCTGGTCGGCGGGTTTATGGATGCGTATATCGGGGGAACGCCATGGGGCAAACCGGTGCTTGCCGTTCTCGAAAATTTCGTGCTGGTGCTGTGGTATTCAGGCGTGCAAATTCTGGTGTTCCTGGCCGGAAGACAGACAATTCCCGCCACCGCATACGAATCGGCCCGAATCGACGGGGCTTCGCCATGGGAAGTGTTCTGGAAGATTACGCTGCCGGCCATGTCGCCCTTCATCCTGCTTAATGTCATGTACACCGTTGTCGATATGTTTACGTTCCCGTCCAATCCCATCATCACGATGATCGGCACCGGCAACTACGGGTACAGCAGCGCGCTGGCCTGGATTTATTTCGTCATCGTTCTCGTGTTCCTCGTCTGCGTTCTGCTCATCTACAGCAGAGTGAACAGACAACAGAGAATGTGA
- a CDS encoding DUF5696 domain-containing protein — MKRLTLSRRRLVTAAASIVAVVALASFAVTWPSLNKQDGEEKNHERASDAGQSADIAPNTQASGASAAPAAVRLVQAAKSQGYKPIAESKYLTLEADEANGHFIVTDKRTGHRWKSYPEEKGYRENENQGKWKANLQSPLMFSYVEFNVRRDLAKESNLLDEKGIVSSFEATDRGFKIQYEIPDLGFVIPAEVRLGDDYVETRILKDGLKDERTYTEEELAAKKDKGARLVSVRLYPFLGAQTSEEENGYLLLPDGSGAIVEFKQERGGTNNYYSEQVYGADWAYSANSSFSIRNPVRMPVFGIKAGEQAIIGVISGGSEYANIVAAPSKTFSQYNWITAEQNFRFKYYQYTNTKKTTGFVSFTKDLIASDRSTRYYPIARKDAEYAQMAARYREYLTDELGKLPLQTADGKIDLQLHLLGADSERGFLKDSYLPLTTTRQAEEIVQELNTLGIDRMSITYLGWQRNGYSRYGGSLPLSSKLGGNEGMKQFADFAHAKGYRVYLDGSSYSYNNTGRDGFRRSRDGLRDIGAAVMEFNSRGGDDKKTFVSPRFAEKVILDDLKVAQTLHVDGYAFGQGIGALLNTDFNEKYTATREETKQIQQLILETTKETLGHVQVAEGNGYTLPYVNHIQGLDDDISGDLFVDRQVPFMQIALHGLVTYSANYANDSDDYETTFLKGIEYGAVPSFVITHAPSQQLLKTRSLGQFYSTGYKDWLQEMVLQYQRFNEALGDVQDRFITDHRSLADGVYETTYSGGKRIVVNYNAEPYEGNGWTVKPKDFAVVS; from the coding sequence GTGAAGCGATTAACGCTCTCCAGACGAAGACTCGTGACAGCTGCCGCTTCCATCGTTGCCGTCGTGGCACTGGCAAGCTTCGCGGTCACCTGGCCTTCACTGAACAAGCAGGACGGGGAAGAGAAGAATCATGAACGGGCTTCAGATGCCGGGCAGTCGGCGGACATCGCTCCGAACACGCAAGCATCCGGAGCTTCCGCAGCTCCGGCAGCTGTCAGGCTCGTCCAGGCGGCCAAGAGCCAGGGTTACAAACCGATTGCGGAAAGCAAATATTTGACGCTGGAAGCGGATGAGGCCAACGGACATTTTATCGTGACGGATAAGAGAACGGGGCATAGATGGAAATCGTACCCGGAGGAGAAAGGGTATCGCGAGAACGAGAACCAGGGAAAATGGAAAGCCAACCTGCAGTCGCCGCTCATGTTCAGCTATGTGGAGTTCAATGTCAGGCGGGATTTGGCGAAGGAATCCAATCTCTTGGATGAGAAGGGGATCGTCTCCAGCTTCGAGGCGACGGACCGGGGCTTCAAGATCCAGTACGAAATTCCGGATTTGGGCTTTGTGATTCCGGCTGAAGTGCGGCTGGGCGACGATTATGTGGAGACCCGGATCCTGAAGGACGGGCTAAAGGACGAGCGGACCTACACCGAGGAAGAATTGGCCGCGAAGAAGGACAAGGGCGCCAGACTGGTTTCCGTGCGGCTGTATCCATTCTTGGGCGCGCAAACCTCGGAAGAGGAGAACGGTTATTTGCTCCTGCCCGACGGTTCAGGCGCTATCGTCGAATTCAAACAGGAGCGCGGAGGGACGAATAATTATTACAGCGAGCAGGTCTACGGCGCAGATTGGGCGTACAGCGCCAACAGCTCCTTCTCCATCCGGAATCCGGTTCGAATGCCGGTCTTCGGGATCAAGGCGGGGGAGCAGGCGATAATCGGCGTCATCTCGGGCGGTTCGGAATATGCCAACATCGTGGCGGCTCCTTCCAAGACCTTCAGCCAATACAATTGGATTACGGCAGAACAGAATTTCAGATTCAAATATTATCAGTACACGAATACGAAAAAAACGACCGGATTCGTGTCCTTCACCAAAGATTTAATCGCGTCGGACCGTTCCACCCGCTATTATCCGATCGCTCGGAAGGATGCCGAGTATGCCCAGATGGCCGCCAGATACAGAGAATATTTGACCGATGAGCTCGGCAAGCTCCCGCTTCAAACGGCAGACGGCAAAATCGATCTGCAGCTGCATCTGCTCGGTGCGGATTCCGAGCGCGGATTTCTGAAGGATTCCTACTTGCCGCTTACGACGACCCGTCAAGCGGAAGAGATCGTCCAGGAATTGAACACGCTCGGCATCGACCGGATGTCCATTACTTATCTGGGCTGGCAGAGAAACGGATATAGCCGGTATGGCGGGAGCCTCCCCTTGTCAAGCAAGCTTGGAGGAAATGAGGGAATGAAGCAGTTCGCCGATTTCGCCCATGCGAAGGGCTACCGGGTTTACTTGGATGGCTCCTCCTATTCCTATAACAACACGGGCAGAGACGGATTTCGAAGAAGCAGGGATGGCTTGCGGGATATCGGGGCTGCGGTTATGGAATTTAATTCACGCGGAGGGGATGACAAGAAAACGTTCGTCAGCCCCCGGTTTGCGGAGAAAGTCATCCTGGACGACCTGAAAGTGGCGCAAACGCTGCATGTTGACGGATATGCGTTCGGTCAAGGAATAGGAGCCCTCCTCAATACGGACTTCAATGAGAAGTACACCGCGACCAGGGAAGAGACGAAGCAGATCCAGCAGCTCATCCTCGAAACGACGAAAGAGACGCTCGGCCATGTTCAAGTCGCTGAAGGCAACGGATACACACTGCCCTATGTGAATCATATTCAAGGGCTGGACGACGATATCTCGGGTGATCTGTTCGTCGACCGGCAGGTTCCGTTCATGCAAATCGCTCTGCACGGACTTGTCACTTATTCCGCCAATTATGCAAACGACAGTGACGATTATGAAACAACCTTCTTGAAGGGAATCGAATATGGCGCCGTTCCCTCATTCGTCATCACGCATGCACCGTCGCAGCAATTGCTGAAGACGAGATCCCTCGGACAATTTTACAGCACGGGCTACAAGGACTGGCTGCAGGAGATGGTCTTGCAGTATCAGCGGTTTAATGAGGCATTGGGGGATGTTCAGGACCGATTTATTACGGATCACCGTTCATTGGCGGACGGTGTTTATGAAACGACTTATTCAGGCGGCAAACGAATTGTTGTCAATTACAATGCCGAGCCCTATGAGGGGAACGGATGGACGGTCAAGCCGAAAGACTTTGCCGTTGTCAGCTAG
- a CDS encoding YIP1 family protein — protein sequence MKQTLSKWMIGMGLVCLLSLAIGPVKAGAEVPYRTFFEDSEGHSIPTRPAYTPAGVVAKDIYIDNGKGELVYSPLKKPQDLFIDGSDRLYIADTDNDRIVQFDADGVFLREITLPESPLKRPQGVFAAENGDIYIADTGNKRVVRLDKQLKLLQEYARPQSSLINETFIYEPTNMVVDGRGFVYVVSKGSYQGVVQFEPEGEFFGFFGANATEVKAMDVIRKLLYTKEQLSRQVRLLPPIIRNIEIDRQGFIYTVSGSSKEQVKKLNVRSENVWKELSFGEKVVMSPEERDKVVQLTDLSVDADGNMTVIDKSLNVVSQYDASGKLQFFWKSPSSQAAIAGLNQSPVAVATNSRNELFILDDALNLVQKLKPTPLGSAIHQAFMLSQGGKYKESESYWEEVIKLNALFSPAYYGMAQAAFNEGDYEQAIGLYKLARHGQGYSDSYWQLRLIWFQKHFPLIANSMLLSLAVFLIAARLQRKYKVSLLYGLRWGWLRQTLVSQLKHAFYILKHPLDGFSDLRFLNRGGYISAFLLLGSTVTVLLVKTYYTGFSFNPKPAADINGGFIMTGFLVSWTSWVVCNYLIGSIQQGEARFKDVFVGSSYALFPFVLLGLPLALVSNVLTLSEGSIYQFIEWGALAWCGMLFFWKIQSLQNYSVGETVVNILLTLLAMVILWVLIFIVFGLASELVGFIYTIYQEVTK from the coding sequence ATGAAACAGACTCTAAGCAAATGGATGATCGGAATGGGACTCGTTTGCTTGCTTTCGCTTGCAATCGGACCGGTGAAGGCGGGGGCGGAAGTGCCGTACCGGACCTTCTTCGAGGATAGCGAGGGCCACAGCATCCCTACGCGCCCCGCTTATACGCCGGCCGGAGTCGTCGCAAAGGACATCTATATCGACAACGGCAAGGGCGAGCTTGTCTATTCGCCACTGAAGAAGCCGCAGGACCTCTTTATCGATGGCAGCGATCGGTTGTACATCGCGGATACGGATAACGACCGGATCGTTCAGTTCGATGCGGATGGGGTGTTCTTGCGGGAAATCACATTGCCGGAAAGTCCGCTCAAGAGGCCTCAGGGCGTCTTTGCAGCGGAGAACGGCGATATCTATATTGCCGACACGGGGAATAAGCGCGTCGTCAGACTGGACAAACAGCTGAAGCTTCTGCAAGAGTACGCGCGTCCTCAGTCCAGTTTGATCAACGAGACCTTTATTTACGAACCGACGAACATGGTCGTCGACGGCAGAGGGTTCGTGTATGTCGTCTCCAAAGGGAGTTATCAAGGCGTCGTACAGTTCGAACCTGAAGGCGAGTTTTTCGGATTTTTCGGCGCAAATGCGACGGAAGTGAAAGCGATGGATGTCATTCGGAAGCTTCTGTATACCAAGGAGCAGCTCAGCCGGCAGGTAAGGCTGCTGCCCCCCATTATCCGCAATATCGAAATCGACCGGCAGGGCTTCATCTATACGGTATCCGGTTCATCCAAGGAACAAGTGAAGAAGCTGAATGTCCGCAGCGAGAATGTATGGAAGGAATTGAGCTTCGGCGAGAAAGTCGTCATGTCGCCGGAAGAACGTGACAAAGTCGTACAGTTGACCGATCTGTCGGTCGATGCCGATGGCAACATGACGGTAATCGACAAAAGCTTGAATGTAGTATCGCAATACGACGCCAGCGGAAAGCTGCAGTTTTTCTGGAAAAGCCCGTCTTCGCAGGCCGCGATTGCCGGACTGAATCAAAGTCCGGTTGCCGTCGCGACGAACTCGCGCAATGAGCTGTTTATTCTGGATGATGCGCTCAATCTGGTGCAGAAATTGAAGCCGACACCGCTCGGATCCGCCATCCATCAGGCGTTCATGCTGTCGCAAGGCGGCAAGTACAAGGAGAGCGAATCCTATTGGGAAGAGGTGATTAAGCTGAACGCGCTCTTCTCGCCCGCTTATTACGGGATGGCGCAAGCAGCGTTCAACGAGGGTGATTACGAACAGGCCATAGGCTTATATAAGCTTGCCAGACATGGACAAGGGTACTCGGACAGTTATTGGCAGCTTCGCTTGATATGGTTTCAGAAGCATTTTCCATTGATCGCTAACAGCATGCTTCTGTCGCTCGCCGTATTCCTTATCGCAGCGAGACTGCAGCGCAAGTATAAGGTTTCCCTTCTATACGGCCTGCGGTGGGGATGGCTGCGGCAGACGCTGGTCAGTCAATTGAAGCATGCGTTCTACATTCTGAAGCATCCGCTCGACGGCTTCAGTGATCTCCGCTTCTTGAACCGCGGGGGGTACATAAGCGCGTTCCTGCTGCTTGGCTCCACAGTGACGGTTCTGCTTGTCAAAACGTACTATACCGGCTTCTCGTTCAATCCCAAGCCGGCTGCCGATATTAACGGCGGCTTCATTATGACGGGATTTCTGGTTTCCTGGACGTCCTGGGTCGTCTGTAACTACTTGATCGGTTCGATCCAACAGGGCGAGGCCCGCTTCAAGGACGTATTCGTAGGGAGCTCCTACGCGCTGTTCCCGTTCGTATTGCTCGGTCTTCCCTTGGCGCTCGTCTCCAATGTGCTTACGCTGAGCGAAGGCTCGATCTATCAATTCATCGAATGGGGCGCCTTAGCATGGTGCGGGATGCTCTTCTTCTGGAAGATTCAATCGTTGCAAAACTACAGCGTCGGCGAAACGGTCGTCAACATTCTGCTGACCTTGCTTGCGATGGTTATTCTATGGGTGCTTATTTTCATCGTATTCGGACTCGCTTCCGAGCTTGTCGGCTTCATCTATACGATCTATCAGGAGGTGACGAAGTGA
- a CDS encoding carbohydrate ABC transporter permease, which translates to MHEINPKWLRRLYWGWKDWGLAVKRFDRTQQLIVLFLALLSVFMLLPIVYVFNHAFKPLHELFQFPPTFIVRNATFQNFIELLSLTESTVVPASRYMLNSIIVTFLATVGMVVTGALCAYALSKHRFPGSKLIFGSIIASLLFAPETIAIPRYVIVQSLGIMNSYLGHVLPMIAMPVGVFLIKQFIDQVPNEMIEAAKIDGTTEFGIFMRIVVPMVTPAIATITILAFQNAWGNAETSTLFMQDDSMKTLPFYMGTLTSNLANSVARQGAAAAGALIMFLPSLIIFLLSQRKVIATMAHSGIK; encoded by the coding sequence ATGCACGAAATCAACCCTAAATGGCTTCGCCGTCTCTATTGGGGATGGAAAGACTGGGGGCTCGCGGTTAAGAGGTTCGACCGCACGCAGCAGCTCATCGTCTTGTTTCTGGCGCTTCTGTCCGTCTTCATGCTGCTGCCGATCGTATATGTGTTTAACCATGCGTTCAAGCCGCTGCACGAATTGTTCCAGTTCCCGCCGACCTTTATCGTGCGCAATGCGACGTTCCAGAACTTCATCGAGCTGCTCTCGCTAACGGAGAGCACGGTCGTACCCGCATCGCGGTATATGCTCAATAGTATCATCGTCACCTTCCTGGCTACGGTCGGCATGGTGGTGACCGGGGCCTTGTGCGCCTATGCGTTATCGAAGCACCGGTTCCCCGGCTCGAAACTCATTTTCGGCTCGATTATCGCCTCGCTCTTGTTCGCACCGGAGACGATCGCGATTCCGAGATATGTCATCGTGCAAAGTCTGGGTATCATGAACAGCTACTTGGGTCACGTCCTGCCGATGATCGCGATGCCGGTTGGTGTCTTTCTCATTAAACAGTTTATCGATCAAGTGCCGAATGAAATGATCGAAGCGGCTAAGATCGACGGTACGACCGAGTTCGGCATATTCATGCGGATCGTCGTTCCGATGGTAACGCCTGCGATCGCGACGATCACGATTCTGGCGTTTCAGAACGCGTGGGGGAACGCGGAGACGTCAACGTTGTTTATGCAGGACGATTCCATGAAGACGCTTCCCTTCTATATGGGGACGCTGACGTCCAACCTGGCGAACTCGGTGGCCAGGCAAGGAGCGGCAGCGGCCGGAGCGTTAATCATGTTCTTGCCTTCGCTCATCATCTTCCTGCTGTCCCAGCGGAAAGTCATCGCCACGATGGCTCATTCGGGAATCAAGTAA
- a CDS encoding carbohydrate ABC transporter permease: MSNELQIRSRRQMGASAGIGSRLMLKITNLVKDIWKHRQSYLFVAPFYIMFLLFILIPIIAGILLSFTYFNAVQFPTWVGWKNYQNLFSQDIIFLQHVVPNSFKFALFVGPLGYVCAFFLAWLIAQLPTTLRTIFALAIYAPSLTAGIAMTVVWQVMFTGDRTGYLNSFLLKWGIIEKPVLFVQHSEILMNIMIIVSVWASMGIGFLAILAGILNVDKQLYEAGRIDGISSRLQEIWYITVPLMKPQLMFAAIMSIVYTLKSGAIGTQLSGSNPTPNYAGQLMINHIDDYGFIRYELGYASAISVVLLGVCYLLSRMFGYLFAPKEGE; the protein is encoded by the coding sequence ATGTCGAATGAGTTGCAGATCCGTTCCCGCCGACAGATGGGAGCTTCCGCCGGAATTGGAAGCAGACTAATGCTCAAAATAACGAACCTGGTCAAGGATATTTGGAAACACCGGCAGTCCTACTTGTTCGTCGCTCCGTTCTATATCATGTTTCTGCTGTTTATCCTTATTCCGATCATAGCCGGCATTCTGCTCAGCTTCACTTACTTCAATGCCGTTCAGTTTCCGACATGGGTCGGGTGGAAGAATTATCAGAACCTGTTCTCGCAAGACATCATTTTTCTGCAGCATGTCGTGCCCAATTCCTTCAAATTCGCCTTGTTCGTCGGTCCGCTCGGCTATGTTTGCGCATTCTTCCTGGCATGGTTGATTGCGCAGCTTCCCACTACGCTCCGAACGATATTCGCCCTCGCCATCTATGCGCCGTCCCTAACGGCGGGGATCGCGATGACCGTTGTATGGCAGGTTATGTTTACCGGGGACCGTACCGGCTACTTGAACAGCTTCCTGCTCAAGTGGGGGATCATCGAGAAACCGGTGCTCTTCGTCCAGCATAGCGAAATTCTGATGAATATTATGATTATCGTTTCGGTCTGGGCCAGCATGGGAATCGGATTTCTGGCCATCCTGGCCGGCATATTGAACGTCGACAAGCAGCTGTACGAGGCCGGTAGAATTGACGGCATATCAAGTAGGCTGCAGGAAATCTGGTATATTACCGTGCCTCTGATGAAGCCGCAGCTCATGTTCGCCGCCATTATGTCGATCGTGTATACGCTCAAATCGGGCGCGATCGGCACGCAGCTGTCGGGCAGCAACCCGACGCCCAATTATGCCGGACAGCTGATGATTAATCATATCGACGACTACGGATTTATCCGTTACGAGCTGGGCTATGCAAGCGCCATATCGGTCGTGCTGCTGGGCGTATGCTATCTATTGAGCCGGATGTTCGGCTACTTATTCGCTCCCAAGGAGGGGGAATGA